A genomic segment from Nitrospira lenta encodes:
- a CDS encoding FKBP-type peptidyl-prolyl cis-trans isomerase, whose amino-acid sequence MNVRLDTLRCVCLVAAMGMFGSATLIQAETADGATKLVVSKGKHVSLEYTLKLNEKEVVESNVGGEPMTYQQGAGEIVPGLEKALEGMAVGEKKHIAVKPVDAYGEVDPKAIQEVKKALVPEHAWKVGAELEARGPEGQSLFPHVTEVKEDSVVLDFNHPLAGKTLYFDVKILDIRADAKVK is encoded by the coding sequence ATGAACGTTCGTCTCGATACTCTGAGATGTGTGTGCCTGGTTGCGGCGATGGGAATGTTCGGCAGTGCGACATTGATTCAAGCCGAGACGGCTGATGGTGCGACGAAGCTCGTGGTCTCGAAGGGGAAGCACGTGTCGCTGGAATATACGCTGAAGCTGAACGAGAAAGAGGTCGTGGAATCGAATGTCGGCGGTGAGCCGATGACCTATCAGCAGGGCGCGGGGGAAATTGTCCCCGGGCTGGAGAAAGCGCTGGAGGGCATGGCGGTCGGGGAGAAGAAGCACATCGCGGTGAAACCGGTGGATGCCTATGGCGAGGTGGATCCGAAAGCCATTCAGGAAGTGAAGAAGGCCCTAGTCCCGGAGCATGCGTGGAAAGTCGGGGCTGAATTGGAAGCGAGGGGGCCTGAAGGGCAATCGCTGTTTCCCCATGTGACGGAAGTGAAAGAGGATTCCGTGGTACTGGATTTCAATCATCCGCTGGCCGGGAAGACCTTGTACTTCGACGTCAAAATTTTGGACATCCGCGCTGACGCCAAGGTCAAGTAG